From the genome of Candidatus Chlorobium masyuteum:
TTCTGAAGAACAACCTTTTGTTGAAAAGACCTTATTCCATGTTCCGGCATGCATATAAAACGAACGGTTCTTATCTTTCCTGTGTTTATGGAGAGGCGGCAAGTATTGGCTTGTAAAACGGAGTGCCATTGCCAACAGTTACTGATAAATCCAAAACCATGACCCGGAAGACTCAAACCGTCAATCCCTATTACTCCCGGAGTGATACTTCGAAACTGAATGTACCGGATGCCGAGTGGAAAGAACTGCTCTCCGGGGCACTCTTTGAGGTTGCGCGAAAAGGAGCTACCGAGCAGCCATTTACCGGAAAGTACTGGGATAATGAAGAGTGCGGAACCTACTTCTGCGCCATGTGCGGTAACACCCTTTTCCGCTCCGAGGCCAAGTTCTCCAGTTCATCCGGCTGGCCGAGTTTTTTAAAAACCGTGAGATCAAACAGTGTCCGGTATCGCAAAGAGAGTTCATTGGAGATGGAAATACTCTGTGGCCGGTGCGGCTCACACCTCGGTCACCTTTTCGATGACGGCCCCCCCCCCATGGGCCGCCGTTTTTCCGTAAACTCCATTGTACTTGAATTTGAAGCGGACTCTCTGCAACTATAAAGAGCAGCCCTGAGCGCTCTTCTCTCCTCACTCCTTTGGCGGAAGCTCTTTTTTTACTGCCGCAATAAGTGCCTCAAGATCGCCGAGCCGGTCAATCTCATTTTTTGAGAGCAGAATCTCGAAACTGTCACTCTTTTTCAGAATGAGCGGGTATTCAAAGCTGCGACTATATTTTTTTTCAAATTCATCGCGGTGCAGGAACTCCACAGGAACACCGATCGAGATGCGGAACGCTCTCCACGCATCCTTCTCGGTAAACGGGCCATGGGTCAGTTTGCAGAGACTGCAATCGTAGGTTTCGGGGTTGAGGATCTTATGGCCCAGATCGATCAGAGAGCTGAGCGGATTGCTGTCGGTATTGTAGACAAAGATGAGCGTCATAAGGGTAGAGCTTTACCATCTGTTGGACCGGGAGTGGTGAAATTCCAGTGAGCTTTACAGTACATAAACACCCCTGCTTCTCAAGAGTTCCCTTGATGCCGCCCCCTTGTCAATCCAGCCTTCCTGCAGCCCTTTTGCGTGCCACTCTGTAGAGGTAGCCCCGGAGATCGTCTATTGCCGGTACGACGGCGAGCAGGACAAGGAGGAGTGCAAGGGGGACAGTCAGCGCATAGCCTATCGCCTTGAAGCCGAGAGCGCCAAAAAGTCCGCCCCCAAAGAAGGAGAGCGTCAGCGTCACAAGCACCCTCAGCCGGTCCCGGTCAGCCACAACATCCTCCTCTGCTTCAAGGGTGTGGCGGTTCCAGTAAAAGAGTTTGCCGAGTTCAATTCCCATATCGGTAATGATGCCGGTCAGGTGGGTGGTTCGAATCACCGCGTTCGAGAGTTTGGTGATGACGGCATTCTGCAGCCCCATCATGAAGCAGAGCAGCATCACCGTAACCGGTACAAATACGCCGTTGATTGTGGAGAGCTGAGCGCCAAGCAGGCCGAAGGAGAGCAGGAGAAGCGCTTCAAGCAGGAGTGGAAAAGCAAACTCGCTGTGCAGGTGCCGCCGCCGCGCAAAGTTGACCATGACGGCTGTTGTTGCCGCACCGGCGAGAAAGGAGGATACGCCGCCGAAAGCACCGAGCGCAAGATCACGGTTGCCGAGAACAATGTTGTCGGCCATTGATGAGACCATGCCGGTCATGTGCGAGGTGTAGAGCTTCACGGCCAGATAGGCACCGGCATTGGTTGCTCCGGCCACAAAGGCGAGCGCGAAGCCGAGATGACGGTTTGTTTCCGTCGAACGTTTGCGCCCCGACAGGCGTCTGGCATACTTTATAGGCATAGAGAGGAGCGGGTCAGGTTTCGTTTCACGGGGGTGTCTTTCGGCAGCTTCGTCCGAATGAGTATAATTAAAAAATGAGTGTTTCTCATAATTTGCGCCGATGAGCAGCTCTTTACTTCTGCGTTCTCATGCTTTCAGCTATCCTCTTTTTGTTTTATCCGGCCATGCAGTGCTCTGCGTTCCTCTCAACGCAAGTGACCGCTCGATTTGGCTGATTACATCTTGTTTGCTCCCTGTTTCGCCATTACTGCTCTTTTGTTGTATCTGGTGCCGGTTTAAAAACCGGAAAACGGGCAATTACGTGAAAATCGTAAACGTTATACCCGCAACGGTATAACGGAAGCCGTAAAAGATTATGTATGGTCACATGCTGAACCTTTTGATGGTCGTTTCAGGTTACGGTGCCGTTTTGCTATGAGCTGCCGGAGGCTGATCAGACGGCCAAAGAGTCAGGGAACCGGATGCGGAGTTTCAGGGTTGTTAGAAGTGGCCGATGGCAGTTCTTTTCCCATGAGATCAGATCATAATTGATGACCGATACCTATCATATGTTTGCGAGTGATGAACCGCCCGAAATTCAGGTTCACTCCCACGATCGCTATCACGCAGTTTTGAAGGCATGTGCTGTTTTACCTCCCATTTTAACTGCCATTGTACATCCGGTTGATGAGTTTGTGCTCGCCTCTCTTGTCAATGCAGCGAAGGAAAATCTTATTACCCCTCTTTTGATAGGCCCTGCTGCGCGCATCCGGGACGTTGCCGAAAGAGCAGCGCTTGATATTTCTTCATGGGATATTATTGATGTCAAACACAGTCATGCCGCTGCCGAAAAGGCGGTTGAGCTGGCCGGAGCAGGCAGTGTTGAGGCCATCATGAAAGGCTCGCTGCACACTGAAGAGCTGCTCTCCCCGGTTGTGGCATCTGCTTCAGGTCTGCGAACGGAAAGGCGCCTCTCTCACTCCTATGTGATGGATACGGCAGGCTATCACAAGTGGCTCATCATTACCGATGCAGTCGTCAATATTGCACCCGATCTTTCTGTCAAGGCCGATATCTGCCGGAATGCTGCTGACGTCTGGCGTGCCTTGAGTGATGAATCCCGTCTGCCGAAAATCGCAGTACTTGCTGCCGTTGAGCTTGTTAATCCAAAAATGCAGGCGACGCTTGATGCTGCGGCACTCTCTAA
Proteins encoded in this window:
- the msrB gene encoding peptide-methionine (R)-S-oxide reductase MsrB; amino-acid sequence: MTRKTQTVNPYYSRSDTSKLNVPDAEWKELLSGALFEVARKGATEQPFTGKYWDNEECGTYFCAMCGNTLFRSEAKFSSSSGWPSFLKTVRSNSVRYRKESSLEMEILCGRCGSHLGHLFDDGPPPMGRRFSVNSIVLEFEADSLQL
- a CDS encoding GTPase, whose translation is MTLIFVYNTDSNPLSSLIDLGHKILNPETYDCSLCKLTHGPFTEKDAWRAFRISIGVPVEFLHRDEFEKKYSRSFEYPLILKKSDSFEILLSKNEIDRLGDLEALIAAVKKELPPKE
- a CDS encoding YoaK family protein → MPIKYARRLSGRKRSTETNRHLGFALAFVAGATNAGAYLAVKLYTSHMTGMVSSMADNIVLGNRDLALGAFGGVSSFLAGAATTAVMVNFARRRHLHSEFAFPLLLEALLLLSFGLLGAQLSTINGVFVPVTVMLLCFMMGLQNAVITKLSNAVIRTTHLTGIITDMGIELGKLFYWNRHTLEAEEDVVADRDRLRVLVTLTLSFFGGGLFGALGFKAIGYALTVPLALLLVLLAVVPAIDDLRGYLYRVARKRAAGRLD
- a CDS encoding phosphate acetyltransferase — its product is MTDTYHMFASDEPPEIQVHSHDRYHAVLKACAVLPPILTAIVHPVDEFVLASLVNAAKENLITPLLIGPAARIRDVAERAALDISSWDIIDVKHSHAAAEKAVELAGAGSVEAIMKGSLHTEELLSPVVASASGLRTERRLSHSYVMDTAGYHKWLIITDAVVNIAPDLSVKADICRNAADVWRALSDESRLPKIAVLAAVELVNPKMQATLDAAALSKMAERAQITGCIIDGPLGFDNAISRSAAEKKGIVSAVAGDPDILLAPDIEAANILAKQLTFINRADAAGIVMGGRVPIILASRADGQRTRILSCALAVLVLEARRSGRIK